In one window of Azotobacter salinestris DNA:
- a CDS encoding IS5 family transposase, translating to MTDRSRLSDTDWSRIQSLLSATKGIRLTRTLGCRRFVEAVLWILRSGAQWRMLPRCLGSWNSVFKRFTRWCRLGVWDRLHSVLARDADLQHVCIDSSVVRAHACAAGAASSTAAQEALGHSRGGFSSKIHVLTDALGLPIRFILTEGQAADISQAIPLMAGIATSALLADKGYDANQLLAWLKERQIQAVIPARRNRIEQRSCDWHLYKERHVIECLFGKLKHYRRITTRYEKRASHFKGMLAFAAVLLWLR from the coding sequence ATGACTGACAGAAGCCGTCTGAGCGATACCGACTGGTCCCGTATCCAAAGTCTGCTGAGCGCCACGAAGGGGATCCGGCTGACCCGTACTCTCGGCTGTCGCCGCTTTGTCGAGGCGGTGCTCTGGATACTACGCAGCGGCGCTCAATGGCGGATGCTGCCTCGTTGCCTCGGCTCATGGAACAGCGTTTTCAAACGCTTCACCCGCTGGTGCCGGCTCGGCGTCTGGGACCGGCTTCACTCGGTACTGGCTCGGGACGCTGACCTTCAGCACGTCTGCATCGACAGCTCCGTCGTGCGTGCCCATGCCTGTGCAGCCGGGGCGGCCAGCAGTACTGCGGCCCAGGAGGCACTGGGGCATTCGCGAGGAGGCTTCAGCAGCAAGATCCATGTGTTGACCGATGCGCTGGGGTTACCGATTCGCTTCATCCTGACGGAAGGCCAAGCGGCCGATATCAGCCAGGCGATCCCACTCATGGCGGGGATCGCCACGTCGGCACTGCTGGCCGACAAGGGCTATGACGCCAACCAGCTTCTGGCCTGGCTGAAGGAGCGCCAGATCCAGGCCGTCATTCCCGCCAGACGGAACCGCATCGAGCAACGCTCCTGCGACTGGCATCTCTACAAGGAGCGGCACGTGATCGAGTGCCTGTTCGGCAAGCTGAAGCACTACCGGCGGATCACCACTCGCTATGAGAAGAGGGCCAGCCATTTCAAGGGAATGCTGGCTTTTGCGGCTGTTTTGCTATGGCTGCGCTGA
- a CDS encoding class II aldolase/adducin family protein gives MNAITRIASVKERVGAAEWEARVKLAATYRLAARLRWTDHIYTHFSVRVPGPDRHFLINPYGLAFDEITASSLVKVDIDGTLLDDPTGLGINRAGYVIHSAIHGAREHTHAVLHTHTTAGIGVSAQQDGLLMISQHAMRFHKRLAYHEYEGIALDLDEQQRLIADLGEHDALILRNHGLLTSGRTIEEAFYNLYFLERACAAQLAAQSGGAALRFPSEAVAEKAARGFELAIAQGRPQSHWDAYLRQLERDDPGFAL, from the coding sequence ATGAACGCCATCACCCGGATCGCCTCCGTCAAGGAGCGCGTCGGCGCCGCCGAATGGGAGGCCCGCGTCAAGCTGGCCGCCACCTACCGCCTGGCCGCTCGGTTGCGCTGGACCGACCACATCTACACCCACTTCTCGGTGCGGGTGCCGGGGCCGGACCGGCATTTCCTGATCAACCCCTACGGCCTGGCCTTCGACGAGATCACCGCCTCCAGCCTGGTCAAGGTGGACATCGACGGCACCCTGCTCGACGACCCCACGGGCCTCGGCATCAACCGCGCCGGCTATGTGATCCACAGCGCCATCCACGGCGCCCGCGAGCACACCCACGCGGTGCTGCACACCCACACCACGGCCGGCATCGGCGTATCGGCACAGCAGGACGGCCTGCTGATGATTTCCCAGCACGCCATGCGCTTCCACAAGCGCCTGGCCTACCACGAGTACGAAGGCATCGCCCTGGACCTGGACGAGCAGCAGCGGCTGATCGCCGACCTCGGCGAGCACGACGCTCTGATCCTGCGCAACCATGGCCTGCTCACCAGCGGCCGGACCATCGAGGAAGCCTTCTACAACCTCTATTTTCTGGAGCGCGCCTGCGCCGCCCAACTGGCCGCGCAATCCGGCGGCGCGGCACTGCGCTTCCCCTCCGAGGCGGTGGCGGAAAAGGCCGCGCGGGGGTTCGAGCTCGCCATCGCCCAGGGCCGCCCGCAATCCCACTGGGACGCCTACCTGCGCCAGCTCGAGCGCGACGATCCGGGTTTCGCTCTCTGA
- a CDS encoding ABC transporter substrate-binding protein, producing the protein MKSTALATLAAALFLHAFQAQAAEPLTLRIADQKGNMRAQLEAADALKDLPYVIQWSEFPAAAPLAEALNAGAVDAGIIGDAPLLFSLAAGAQVKAIAVNKSNPYGTALLVPKDSPLKTAADLKGKRIATGRGSIGHFVALKALEKAGLAERDVEFRFLGPVDAKIALANGSVDAWATWEPYTALTESSGQGRVLVDGRGLRAGNSYLAATDQTLADPARREALQDYLQRLDGAQHWAYAHLDDYARTLARIIGFPEDAARLSFARRDLRWQAVDAATVAQQQATADFYQAHALLPKRLDVAPTFDHGFRIGPPAQVPQPARP; encoded by the coding sequence ATGAAAAGCACCGCCCTGGCCACGCTGGCCGCCGCCCTCTTCCTGCATGCCTTTCAGGCACAGGCCGCCGAACCGCTGACCCTGCGCATCGCCGACCAGAAAGGCAACATGCGCGCCCAGCTGGAGGCGGCCGATGCGCTGAAGGATCTGCCCTACGTCATCCAGTGGTCGGAATTCCCCGCCGCCGCGCCGCTGGCCGAAGCCCTCAACGCCGGCGCGGTGGACGCCGGGATCATCGGCGATGCGCCGCTGCTGTTCAGCCTGGCCGCCGGCGCCCAGGTCAAGGCCATCGCGGTGAACAAGTCCAACCCCTACGGCACCGCGCTGCTGGTGCCCAAAGACAGTCCGCTGAAAACCGCCGCCGACCTCAAGGGCAAGCGCATCGCCACCGGGCGCGGCTCGATCGGCCACTTCGTCGCCCTCAAGGCGCTGGAAAAGGCCGGGCTCGCCGAGCGGGACGTGGAGTTCCGCTTCCTCGGCCCGGTGGACGCGAAGATCGCCCTGGCCAACGGCTCGGTGGACGCCTGGGCGACCTGGGAACCCTACACCGCCCTGACCGAAAGCAGCGGCCAGGGCCGGGTGCTGGTCGACGGCCGCGGCCTGCGGGCCGGCAACAGCTACCTCGCCGCCACCGACCAGACACTGGCCGATCCAGCCCGTCGCGAGGCCCTGCAGGACTATCTGCAGCGCCTGGACGGCGCCCAGCACTGGGCCTATGCGCACCTCGACGACTACGCCAGGACCCTGGCGCGGATCATCGGTTTTCCCGAGGACGCGGCCCGGCTGTCCTTCGCCCGCCGCGACCTGCGCTGGCAGGCGGTGGACGCGGCGACCGTCGCCCAGCAACAGGCGACCGCCGACTTCTACCAGGCCCATGCCCTGCTGCCCAAGCGCCTGGACGTGGCGCCGACCTTCGACCACGGCTTCCGGATCGGCCCGCCCGCGCAGGTCCCGCAGCCGGCCAGGCCCTGA